A stretch of the Lolium perenne isolate Kyuss_39 chromosome 3, Kyuss_2.0, whole genome shotgun sequence genome encodes the following:
- the LOC127336669 gene encoding uncharacterized protein, whose product MHLLDQIHGFYKAALNRLPVKRVPSLAPRLVEAGVCLGYLDPVSNIVINTISYSPSAPLPNTKEDVLTRKSILSKIITDTDDHRVFELPLCPYTAESMTVARRSLEGLVSFLIFHYRYLPEAEALRYLRLARADLLVAVRLIDQDRSKSTPSVSGAGLLHGKPTFDVTSPAAKIALHCAATSTRHPEPAILVSSSMSVASRLVEVSKFVQDYDRLSAENVSCLHQLVRQAPQNMDTMSIWRPLHLAGVRLANGKRKRKLKEKKMKEKKKRRKEVERTFGYTEALKLLLLDKIHGLYLQAISRLSGDGLCNRLRCSLLKSGYCYGPMDPVSNIILNTVWYDSTFSTHHEFQLGFEVDMICTNALMRIECCSLYGLLAFIRSYFSSLTEHDAIRYLLLGNADI is encoded by the coding sequence ATGCACCTGCTCGATCAAATCCATGGATTCTACAAGGCGGCGCTCAATCGGCTGCCGGTAAAGAGGGTTCCCTCACTGGCGCCGCGCCTTGTGGAGGCCGGCGTGTGCCTCGGCTACCTAGACCCAGTCTCCAACATTGTCATCAACACCATCTCCTATTCCCCTTCGGCGCCGTTGCCCAACACAAAGGAGGATGTACTGACGAGGAAGTCGATCTTGTCCAAGATCATCACCGACACTGACGACCACAGAGTCTTTGAACTACCGCTGTGCCCATACACGGCAGAGAGCATGACGGTCGCGCGGCGGTCGCTGGAAGGTCTGGTGAGCTTCCTCATCTTCCACTACCGCTACCTCCCGGAGGCGGAAGCCCTGCGCTACCTCCGCCTTGCTAGGGCTGATCTCCTCGTCGCCGTGCGGCTTATCGACCAAGATCGGAGCAAGAGCACGCCTTCAGTGTCCGGCGCTGGCCTGCTTCACGGCAAGCCCACGTTCGATGTCACCTCCCCTGCAGCCAAAATAGCCCTGCACTGTGCAGCCACCTCTACGAGGCACCCCGAGCCAGCCATCCTGGTCAGCTCGTCAATGTCAGTGGCATCTCGGCTGGTCGAGGTCTCTAAGTTTGTCCAGGATTATGACCGCCTCTCCGCTGAGAACGTAAGCTGCCTCCACCAGTTGGTCAGGCAGGCGCCTCAGAATATGGACACCATGAGCATATGGCGTCCCCTGCATCTTGCTGGTGTACGTCTCGCCAatgggaagaggaagaggaagctaAAGGAGAAAAAGatgaaagagaaaaagaagaggaggaagGAGGTAGAGAGGACATTTGGATATACAGAGGCTCTGAAGCTGTTGCTTCTCGACAAGATCCATGGACTCTACCTACAGGCTATTTCCAGGCTATCCGGGGATGGCTTGTGCAACCGTCTCCGCTGCAGCCTCCTCAAGTCGGGCTATTGTTATGGCCCAATGGATCCTGTCTCAAACATCATCCTGAACACCGTGTGGTATGACTCGACATTCTCCACACACCACGAGTTTCAGCTCGGCTTCGAGGTTGACATGATATGCACCAATGCCCTGATGCGCATCGAGTGCTGCTCTCTCTATGGCCTCCTGGCCTTCATCCGTTCCTACTTCAGCTCTCTAACAGAGCATGATGCCATAAGGTACCTGCTCTTAGGCAATGCTGACATTTAG